One part of the Hydra vulgaris chromosome 01, alternate assembly HydraT2T_AEP genome encodes these proteins:
- the LOC136074619 gene encoding uncharacterized protein LOC136074619, protein MNPKTFEYESLFENISDKVFKINDQNTFDKYDLDKNFIDNFSLMNMEKPYMFPDEINKYLKDVKPYESLSLVHLNIRSAKANFENFKIFLEESNFIFNIICLGETWLTDDEFNENTLFKLNNHEGVHLQRKSKKRGGGVVIYIKNSLRYKLRNDLCTSDYDREFVSIEIINNDSKNTLISCYFNLNALNYENNIETQSFYNNLFQIGVIPLINKPTRITKNSATLIDNILTNSLFEISLKKGVIKTFISDHFPIFISISTSNKIKINEKKTITRRHFSLDSQVNFKKEGIFPEKLKTAKVKPIFKSGDTSEIGNYRPISILSTFSKILERIMHNRVYIFFKENNFIYSKQFGFQKNTSAEHAILHLVDEIKNSFTNGEVTLGVFIDLSKAFDTVDHKILLSKLNMYGIRGRTNKLIESYFDKRVQSIYYGDNKLSNPSILKCGVPLGSILGPLLFLIYVNDLYWASKRISTIMFADDSNFFISGKIINELCVEMNQE, encoded by the exons ATGAATCCGAAAACGTTTGAATACGAAAGtctttttgaaaacatttcagataaggtttttaaaataaatgatcaaaatacttttgataaatatgaccttgacaaaaactttattgataacTTTTCATTAATGAATATGGAAAAACCTTACATGTTTCCAGatgaaataaataagtatttaaaagatgttaaaCCTTATGAGAGCCTTTCTCTTGTTCATCTTAATATTAGAAGTGCTAaagcaaattttgaaaactttaaaatattcttagaggaaagcaattttatttttaatattatttgtttaggCGAAACATGGTTAACTGATGACGAATTTAACGAAAACacgctttttaaattaaataaccaTGAAGGAGTGCATTTGCAGAGGAAATCGAAAAAAAGAGGCGGGGGTGTTGTAATTTACATCAAAAATAGTTTGCGGTATAAATTACGAAACGACCTATGCACATCTGATTACGACAGGGAATTTGTTTCTATTGAAATCATTAACAATGACTCTAAGAATACCTTAATATCATGCT ATTTTAATCTTAATGCtctaaattatgaaaataatatagaaacacaaagtttttacaataatttatttcaaatcgGTGTAATTCCTCTTATAAATAAACCAACCCGAATTACAAAAAATTCGGCAACACTAATAGATAATATActaacaaattctttatttgaAATCTCCTTAAAGAAAGgagtaattaaaacatttatatcggATCACTTTccgatatttatttcaataagtacctcaaataaaattaaaataaatgaaaaaaaaacaatcacaaGGCGACATTTTTCTTTGGATAGCCAGGTTAACTTTAAAA AGGAAGGTATCTTTCCTGAAAAACTGAAAACTGCGAAAgtaaaacctatttttaaatcaggagatACAAGTGAAATAGGcaattacagaccaatatcaATACTTTCTACATTCTCTAAGATACTTGAGAGAATTATGCACAAtagagtatatattttttttaaagaaaataattttatttactccAAGCAATTcggctttcaaaaaaatacatcaGCTGAACACGCAATCCTTCACCtagttgatgaaataaaaaactcttttacaaACGGAGAAGTTACATTAGGTGTATTCATAGATCTCTCtaaggcttttgatacagtcgaccacaaaatattattatcaaagctTAACATGTATGGCATAAGGGGTAGAACGAACAAATTAATAGAAAGCTACTTCGATAAACGTGTGCAATCTATATACTATGGAGATAATAAACTCTCTAATCCCTCCATATTAAAGTGTGGTGTTCCTCTGGGTTCAATACTTGGgcctttgctttttttaatctacGTTAACGATCTCTATTGGGCATCAAAAAGAATTTcaactataatgtttgctgatgatagcAACTTTTTTATCTCCGGAAAAATTATAAACGAACTGTGCGTAGAAATGAAtcaagaataa